Within Rhododendron vialii isolate Sample 1 chromosome 12a, ASM3025357v1, the genomic segment GAAAGGATAtgtcttgccttgtacttttcagcaataaagtTGAGGCACTATATGCTTcctgttttggtttacattatgagtaaaacagacctagtcaaatacttgctttctcggccaatTATGAGGGGCCGAATTGGCAAGTGGTCTTTAGCTTTAATGGAATTCAGTTTTCAATATATCCCTCAAAAAGCCATGAAGGGCCAAGCCTTAGCGGATTTTCTCGCTGATCATCCATGCGTGGATATTGATGATGAACCTGAACAAGGACTGAACGCTCTTGAAATAACACTCACTCATTGGACGCTGCTTTTTGATGGATCAAGGACTCAAGAGGTCTCAGGCTGTGGGGTAATTATCATCTCTCCCCAAGGCCTGAGGACCGAATCgtcttttcaatttgatttcccatgtacaaacAATCAAGCCGAATATAAAGCGGTTGTTATAGGCCTTGAAATTCTTAGGGATCTAAAGGCTAGAGAAGTGCAAgttattggggattcaaaccttgttatcaatcacttggcagggacattcaaatgctatagtgaggactTAGCCCCCTATTATATGGCAGCCATGCAATTAATccaagattttgataatgtcacGGTTAAACACGTCTCAAGGAGTATGAACACTGAAGCCAACAGGTTGGCTCAGGCCTCCACAGGCCTGAGGTTAGCTCCAGAAACTATTCGCAAGATTATCACAGTCCAAAAGAGATTGTTACCTTCTATAAGGAGAAGAGGTCTAGGACTGGAGGTATTTACTTCTGATTTCACGGGAGAAGAGTCAGACGATGAGCCCAAGAATGATTGGCGTACACTTATTATTTCTTTCCTCAAAAGGCCCCATCATAGAGCGTCTAGGAAGGTAAGGAGAAGGGCTATGAGTTATGTCCTCGTAGGTAatgaattatacaagaaaagcttTGAGGACGACTTACTTCTAAGGTGTTTAGGACACCCCGAGACAATGAGGGTTATGAGTGAGGTCCATGAAGGAATCTGTGGAGCTCATCAATCAGGgataaagatgagatggctaatcagaaggtatggatactattggccaaccattttAGAGGATTGCATTCGTTTTTCTAAAGGATGTGAACCTTGTCAAGCCCATGGCCCAATTCAGCGTGTTCCTGCAGCTGATTATCATGCTGTGGTCAAACCttggccatttagaggttgggccctgacgtaattggaaaaatttatcTGCCCTCTTTGGgaaatcatacttacatcttggtagcgacagactattttactaagtgggcAGAAGCAGTGCCATTAAAGTTTGTGGATCAACAAGAAGTAATCAAGGTGATCAAGGAaagaatcatccataggttTGGACTCCCTGAACACTTGGTTGCAGATAGGGGTACAATATTTATGGGAGAACAAGTAGTCAACTTTGCTGCCCAGCAAAACATCATCATGTCCAACTCTACTCCTTATTATGCACAAGGAAATGGCCAGGTCGAGTCCACTAATAGGACTTTAGTTAATATTATAGAGAAGATGGTGGAAAATAATCCAAGGGCTTAGCACGAGTTACTTTCTGAGGCTTTATGGGCCTACAGAACTTCAAAGAAGGAGGCTATGAATATAACCccttatatgttggtatatggACATGATCCAGTCCTACCAATGGAGGTGGTGATGAAATCAGCAAGGATAGCATATCAACATGGCCTCACTCCTGCGGATTTTACTCAGGCTATGTTGGTAGAACTTGAAGACTTAGATGAAGTTAGGCTTGCTCCAAGCCCTTGACCACATGTTggttcagaaaagaagagttGCTAGATCTTATGACAAGCGTGTGAGAAAGAAGAGCTTTTCTGAAGGTGACTTGGTTTGGAAAGCTGTATTTCCTTTGGGGGAAAAGAATTCAAGATATGGTAAGTGGTCCCCGACCTGGGAAGGTCCATACCAGATTGCTCAAGTCCTTAGAGGTAACGTGTATCTTCTTATGGACTTAAGTGGTGGTCTGTTTAAGCAtttaacaaatggaaagtacCTAAAACATCATTATCCTACTGTGTGGGAAATGAAAGGTTTTGGAGAAAATATTGTTAATATACCATAGAAAGATCTGTCAACAAGGCTTGAATGGAGGCCGTAGTACCTGTCATGCAAAATTCATAAAGGCCTCAAGTTCAGGCCACATATCATCAAATCAAACTAGTACCCTAGGCCAGTTAAAGGAAAGTTCCAAGCCAAGCGGAAAAGGGACAAATTTAAAGTTATTACAAGCCCAAATCGAAAGGAGTAAATTTTAGAGGACAAGACCTACAAGAGGCCTTCAAGGCTATTTTTGAGATTCTCACAGGAGGTGTCAAAGCTAGCAAGCTGGACTTTAAGTGTTTCCCACTGCCCTCGAAGATTGGGAACTTCTTCGACCAAGAGATTCAACTTCATCTTCTGACTTTTTGATCCAGCCTTCAGCTCATCATGATACTTGGCCAGCTTCTTGGATTCCACCCGAAGTCCTTCCAGATGACCTTCAGCTTCTGCCAGTTTGGTCTTGAGGTCCTGGATTTCATCGGAAGTTACAGTAATGTTAGCCTCATTGGTCTTGACGTCTTCTTTCAGCTGGTTACATTCAGTGCTGAACTTGGTTAGTTCCATATCAACTACGTCTAATTCGGCCAGCTTAGCATTTATCTTGTTGAGCTCGTGGGTAGAAGAATCATGAGACTTAATCATGTTGGGGAATTCCTTTTGAAAATACTGGAGGGAGGTCTCCTCTATTTCCAAGGCCTTTGCCTTCACCAGCACATCCATGGCTTTCTTGACGTTTGAGGCTCTGGCAGGATGCATGATTACCTTAAAGCTTTGAAGGAGGGCCATCTTGAGGGCTGTCTTGGCCTCGTTAACTTCTTCTGGGGTAAACTCGGATTGAGAAGTTGAACCAAGACCACTACCTGAAGTACCGGATGTGGCTACCTTTAATAAGTCCTGGGCAGATTTGAACAAGGAATCCAGGTCCTCGTCTTCCTGCACATTGACGGACTCAGGCTCGACGATAGGATCGGCCGACGGTGTGGACTGAATGATTGGAGACCTAGGTTTCTCTGGAGTCCTCGAGGAAGCTTCATGTTCGGGTTCCTGTTCAAGCACGTTTAGttcttcatctgttgcttctaCCTCCTCTTCAAAGTAGTCGTCGAGCTCCTGAGGATTGAAAACAAGGGAAAGTTGATGATAATAGGGAGCCATAAATGCTTGAAAATTCCTAGTAGAAGCCTTCTTTCttagtcttttctttttggtgggTGCAAATTCGGCTTGTTCTTCTTTGATCTTGGAGGTGGCCtggaagaaatggagttaatgGAGCATGCAAATAAAGCACGAGGAGTAGAGATGAGAAAGGTGTAGACCTTCTCCGAAAGGTCAGTTTCAGAAGAACTGGTCTTGGCACTACTCCTGGTTCTACCAGCAACCACCTTCTCAGAGGCCTGCAGAAAAGATGAAGGTATAATTACCTTATTTTGGAGGATGAAGTAAAGGACTAAAGCGTTCATACCTTCGGCCATTGCCTGTTGGCAGTTGATTTCAACCTCTTTGATTTTTGAGGAGCTGAAGGGGCCGCAGGAACGTCTTTAGGCACATCTCCCAGACCTGCCAGTACAGAGGAAATTTAGTCCAAACTTCAGAGGCTTAAAAGGGGAGTAAAACAATAAAGAGCCTCTaaattaccttttctttttgtactcAAGGTCGATGAAGGGCTGATTTGTTGTAAAGTCATATGAATGCCAGGTTCGGGCGCTCCAGCAGGATTGGGCAAAAGCATGGTCAAGACCTCTAGGTATGGATTGAAGAAGTGCATTCGGGTATAGCCTCCCCACCAGCTATCAAACTTGGCGCCATTGTCAGTACACTCAACGTAAGTATGAAAGGCAAAGTTCTTCCTCATCTCAGGGAGAAGGTTCCTAACTTGTTCTAGGTCCCTCGGTTGGATCACAGGCCTGTCAGTAAAGTCCTCGTTCAAGGATTGATATGGAGGCACTGGGGTAAACTGACAAAGGCCAAACTGTCTGGCGAATTGAGCTGCGTT encodes:
- the LOC131309498 gene encoding uncharacterized protein LOC131309498; protein product: MNITPYMLVYGHDPVLPMEVVMKSARIAYQHGLTPADFTQAMLKRRVARSYDKRVRKKSFSEGDLVWKAVFPLGEKNSRYGKWSPTWEGPYQIAQVLRGNVYLLMDLSGGLFKHLTNGKYLKHHYPTVWEMKGFGENIVNIP